The following proteins come from a genomic window of Frankia casuarinae:
- a CDS encoding response regulator transcription factor — translation MRVAVADDSALFREGLAMLLAAAGVEVVAQAGTADEIIDQLAGNRPDAVILDIRMPPTFTDEGLIAAETIRAAHPAMGILVLSTYAETPYALRLLGDGGGGIGYLLKDRVDDITALHDALRRVVSGRLVVDEEVIAGLLAHRRRADELERLTARERAVLRHMAEGRSNQGIGAKLHLAPKTVENHVANVFTKLRMPASADDNRRVLAVLAWLRATGGEAGGEDRSSLCEERSTRLGEPR, via the coding sequence GTGCGGGTAGCCGTCGCGGACGACTCGGCCCTGTTCCGCGAGGGGCTGGCCATGCTGCTGGCCGCCGCGGGAGTCGAGGTCGTCGCGCAGGCCGGGACTGCGGACGAGATCATCGACCAGCTCGCCGGCAACCGGCCCGACGCCGTCATCCTGGACATCCGGATGCCTCCGACGTTCACCGACGAGGGGCTGATAGCGGCCGAGACGATACGTGCGGCCCATCCCGCGATGGGCATCCTGGTGCTGTCCACGTACGCCGAGACGCCGTACGCGCTGCGGCTGCTGGGCGACGGGGGCGGCGGCATCGGATATCTGCTCAAGGACCGGGTGGACGACATCACCGCGCTGCACGACGCGTTACGCAGGGTGGTCAGCGGCCGGCTCGTCGTCGACGAGGAGGTCATCGCCGGCCTGTTGGCCCATCGCCGGCGGGCCGACGAACTGGAACGCCTCACCGCCAGGGAGCGGGCCGTGCTCCGGCACATGGCCGAGGGACGATCGAACCAGGGCATCGGCGCCAAACTCCATCTGGCGCCGAAGACCGTCGAGAACCACGTAGCCAACGTCTTCACAAAGCTGCGGATGCCGGCCTCCGCGGACGACAACCGTCGGGTGCTGGCCGTGCTCGCCTGGCTCCGAGCCACCGGCGGCGAGGCCGGCGGCGAGGACCGCTCCTCGCTCTGCGAGGAGCGGTCCACCCGGTTGGGCGAGCCGCGGTGA
- a CDS encoding sensor histidine kinase: protein MPHPRVPRRLAACAARHRSWCFGIGGVATTAGTVACQWPAFSDNPVTAGINVSVALTFVLTGVLLNGEDALGSATGAMIFSGLLWALTWTVAWDEGPSAFISTFAYTHFWVCLGWGALRYPVGRLQSNRERALLASAVLLIPVANLGLVGISDPTWFGYSRNVWWYGSPIDRDAFEEIIWVLDSLTLVLAAAFFWVVRVRLRRYSALDRRIFGPVAIALLVAFTLAATVNIFVCNPSGAYVPPAFILIALALLTIPLAFAAAGVRRQLARARIAQILATLPMPPTVPAVRDILRTALHDDSAELFLWMPQERRHVDADGATATPPRPGAGRLLVPVTTSSGAPLALISATAAQERNRDLVTVALQASAMALENARLHAAVAAQLDAVRASRARIVEAGLIERRRLERDLHDGVQQRLLALATRLGLARTKTSDPDTISAIEAAREDLHHALQDLRSLARGIHPAMLSQGGLRPALEVVIEPLPVKVEFDIPTVRFEPILEAGAYYTICEALTNTVKHAGAAQVRVTVRCVDGGILIEVTDDGKGGAVVVEGGGLAGLTDRVRALGGDLSIVSPSGGGTRLTASIPCG, encoded by the coding sequence GTGCCTCATCCGCGTGTACCCCGCCGGCTGGCCGCCTGCGCCGCCCGCCACCGCTCATGGTGCTTCGGCATCGGGGGTGTGGCCACCACGGCCGGAACGGTCGCCTGCCAGTGGCCGGCATTCTCCGACAACCCGGTGACGGCGGGCATCAACGTCTCGGTGGCGCTCACCTTCGTCCTCACCGGAGTGCTGCTGAACGGTGAGGACGCGTTGGGCAGCGCCACCGGAGCCATGATCTTCAGTGGTCTGCTGTGGGCACTGACCTGGACCGTGGCGTGGGACGAGGGTCCGTCGGCTTTCATCTCCACGTTCGCCTACACGCATTTCTGGGTCTGTCTCGGCTGGGGCGCGCTGCGATATCCGGTCGGGCGACTGCAGAGCAACCGCGAGCGCGCCCTGCTGGCGAGCGCCGTCCTCCTCATCCCGGTGGCAAACCTGGGACTGGTCGGCATCTCCGACCCGACCTGGTTCGGATATTCCCGAAATGTCTGGTGGTATGGCTCGCCGATCGACCGGGATGCCTTCGAGGAGATCATCTGGGTCCTCGACAGCCTGACCCTCGTGCTGGCCGCGGCCTTTTTTTGGGTCGTCCGCGTGCGGCTGCGCCGCTACTCCGCGCTCGACCGCCGGATCTTCGGACCGGTCGCCATCGCGCTGCTGGTCGCGTTCACCCTCGCCGCCACGGTCAACATCTTCGTCTGCAACCCCAGCGGAGCCTACGTCCCGCCGGCCTTCATCCTCATCGCGCTCGCGCTGCTGACCATCCCCCTGGCCTTCGCCGCGGCAGGCGTACGCCGCCAGCTCGCCCGCGCCCGCATCGCCCAGATCCTGGCGACGCTGCCGATGCCACCGACGGTCCCGGCCGTACGGGACATCCTGCGTACGGCTCTGCACGACGACTCCGCCGAGCTCTTCCTATGGATGCCGCAGGAGCGGCGGCACGTCGACGCCGACGGCGCCACGGCCACCCCGCCCCGCCCCGGAGCCGGCCGGCTGCTCGTGCCGGTGACGACCTCGTCGGGCGCGCCACTGGCGCTGATCTCCGCCACCGCCGCCCAGGAGCGCAACCGCGACCTGGTCACGGTCGCCCTGCAGGCCAGCGCCATGGCGCTGGAGAACGCCCGGCTGCACGCCGCCGTGGCCGCGCAGTTGGACGCCGTACGCGCCTCCCGGGCCCGCATCGTGGAGGCCGGCCTGATCGAACGGCGCCGCCTCGAGCGCGATCTGCACGACGGCGTCCAGCAACGGCTGCTGGCCCTCGCCACCAGACTGGGACTCGCCCGGACAAAGACCTCCGACCCCGATACGATCTCTGCCATCGAAGCCGCTCGCGAGGATCTGCATCATGCTCTCCAGGACCTGCGCAGTCTGGCCCGGGGAATCCACCCGGCCATGCTGAGTCAGGGTGGGCTGCGCCCAGCCCTGGAGGTGGTGATCGAGCCCCTCCCCGTCAAGGTCGAGTTCGACATCCCGACCGTCCGGTTCGAGCCGATCCTGGAGGCCGGCGCCTACTACACGATCTGCGAGGCGCTGACGAACACGGTCAAACACGCCGGGGCGGCCCAGGTCCGGGTGACGGTCCGGTGCGTGGACGGCGGCATCCTGATCGAAGTCACCGATGACGGTAAGGGCGGTGCCGTCGTGGTCGAGGGTGGCGGGCTCGCGGGTCTCACGGATCGGGTACGTGCGCTCGGCGGCGACCTGAGCATCGTCAGCCCGTCCGGCGGCGGCACCCGGCTGACTGCGAGCATCCCGTGCGGGTAG
- a CDS encoding MarR family winged helix-turn-helix transcriptional regulator has protein sequence METETAREAELASALRLSVMRLSRRMRQERSSRLTPTQTSALATLERHGPMTLGEIAAHERVQPPSMTRVIAHLAVTGLVERRPHPTDGRQVIAEVTEAGRALLEDDRRRRDEWLTDRLAELSLEEIAALNRAAPILDALAGS, from the coding sequence ATGGAGACCGAGACGGCACGTGAGGCCGAACTCGCGTCCGCGCTGCGCCTGTCGGTGATGCGGCTTTCCCGGCGCATGCGCCAGGAGCGGTCGAGCCGGCTCACCCCCACGCAGACCTCCGCGCTTGCCACGCTGGAGCGGCACGGCCCCATGACGCTCGGGGAGATCGCCGCCCACGAGCGCGTCCAGCCGCCGTCGATGACCCGGGTGATCGCGCATCTGGCCGTCACCGGGCTCGTCGAGCGCCGGCCGCATCCCACCGACGGCCGTCAGGTGATCGCCGAGGTGACCGAGGCGGGTCGAGCCCTGCTCGAGGACGACCGTCGGCGCCGGGACGAATGGCTGACCGATCGGCTGGCCGAGCTCTCACTCGAGGAGATCGCCGCGCTGAACCGCGCCGCACCGATCCTGGACGCGCTTGCCGGCTCGTAG
- a CDS encoding citrate synthase: MSEQVSTLTVTDNRTGKTYEIPVTDGAVRASAFRSIKTSDDDFGLMTYDPAFTNTASCRSAITYIDGDAGILRYRGYPIQELAEKSSFLEVAYLLLAGELPSAEELSTWEDEITHHTLVHESIKKFIDGFHHDAHPMGMLVSTVGALSTFYPDAKTIDDPGLRRLQIVRLIAKITTLAAFSYRHSVGFPYVYPDNDLSYAGNFLNMMWKATELKYEPDPNLEHALDVLFILHADHEQNCSANAMRAVGSSQADPFSAAAAAISALYGPLHGGANEQVLRMLSEIGSVENIPAFIAQVKDGKKKLMGFGHRVYKNYDPRARVIRQVADEVFKVTGTNPFLDLAMELERIALEDEYFVARKLYPNVDFYTGIIYQAMGFPVEMFPVLFAIGRMPGWLAQWEEGLLDPEQKIARPRQLYIGYDQRSYVPIDDRSGVGDSGIDPIAAQAAQAAPERPLR; encoded by the coding sequence GTGTCCGAGCAGGTCAGCACACTGACCGTCACCGACAACCGCACCGGAAAAACGTATGAGATACCGGTTACGGACGGCGCGGTACGTGCGAGTGCGTTTCGCTCGATCAAAACGAGCGACGACGACTTCGGGCTGATGACGTACGACCCCGCCTTCACGAACACGGCGAGCTGTAGGAGTGCGATCACCTACATCGACGGTGACGCCGGCATCCTGCGCTACCGCGGCTATCCGATCCAGGAGCTGGCGGAGAAGAGCAGCTTCCTCGAGGTCGCCTACCTGCTCCTCGCCGGCGAGCTTCCCTCCGCCGAGGAGCTGTCGACCTGGGAAGACGAGATCACCCATCACACCCTGGTCCATGAGTCGATCAAGAAGTTCATCGACGGCTTCCACCACGACGCGCACCCGATGGGCATGCTGGTCTCCACGGTAGGTGCGCTGTCGACCTTCTACCCGGACGCCAAGACGATCGACGACCCGGGGCTGCGCCGGCTGCAGATCGTCCGCCTGATCGCCAAGATCACGACATTGGCGGCGTTCTCCTACCGGCACTCGGTCGGTTTCCCGTACGTCTACCCGGACAACGACCTGTCCTACGCCGGCAACTTCCTCAACATGATGTGGAAGGCCACCGAGCTCAAGTACGAGCCGGACCCCAACCTGGAGCACGCCCTCGACGTGCTGTTCATCCTGCACGCCGACCACGAGCAGAACTGCTCGGCCAACGCGATGCGCGCGGTCGGCAGCTCGCAGGCGGACCCGTTCTCGGCGGCCGCCGCCGCGATCTCCGCGCTCTACGGTCCGCTGCACGGTGGCGCCAACGAGCAGGTGCTGCGGATGCTCTCGGAGATCGGGTCGGTCGAGAACATCCCCGCCTTCATCGCCCAGGTGAAGGACGGCAAGAAGAAGCTGATGGGCTTCGGCCACCGGGTCTACAAGAACTACGACCCGCGGGCCCGGGTGATCCGTCAGGTCGCCGACGAGGTCTTCAAGGTCACCGGCACGAACCCGTTCCTCGACCTGGCCATGGAGCTGGAGCGGATCGCGCTGGAGGACGAGTACTTCGTCGCGCGCAAGCTCTACCCAAACGTCGACTTCTACACCGGCATCATCTACCAGGCGATGGGCTTCCCGGTAGAGATGTTCCCGGTGCTGTTCGCCATCGGCCGGATGCCGGGATGGCTGGCGCAGTGGGAGGAGGGTCTACTCGACCCCGAGCAGAAGATCGCCCGACCGCGCCAGCTGTACATCGGCTACGACCAGCGGTCGTATGTCCCGATAGACGACCGTAGCGGGGTCGGGGACAGCGGGATCGACCCGATCGCGGCCCAGGCGGCCCAGGCGGCACCGGAGCGCCCGCTGCGCTGA
- a CDS encoding Gfo/Idh/MocA family oxidoreductase, producing the protein MTTLPDLVPPRDPALSQAWRELRRVVRRRQPDLPLAMALVTDGSDSTTAEVLRDAGVDVVGLLAPEPLESLAWAAEAGVRRAYADLLTLLSDDIEAVCVEMPPPASDIVARQAAEIGLHVLLAGPATVEAEALRAVADLAEEGDLAHVVALDGRAWPAATHVAATVPSLGRLTQMTVVGAPNGPAGRVEIIDLAMRWCGEILAVCADPAAMPAPALTPDAPVTLALLAASGATVLINEQMGGNLGTATLTVCGDSGRIVVRGRLVRRQDGSGIRDLMMPTVPTSRPGLMEATYDVVRATELDDARLVRGATFHDLLTANHLMAAAQTSHQQGGWVEL; encoded by the coding sequence GTGACGACGCTCCCCGATCTGGTGCCGCCGCGCGATCCCGCCCTTTCTCAGGCCTGGCGGGAGCTGCGGCGCGTCGTGCGTCGGCGGCAGCCGGACCTGCCCCTCGCGATGGCCCTGGTCACCGACGGCTCGGACAGCACTACCGCCGAGGTGCTGCGCGATGCCGGGGTCGACGTCGTCGGTCTCCTCGCCCCGGAGCCGCTGGAGTCCCTGGCCTGGGCCGCCGAGGCGGGTGTCCGACGGGCGTACGCCGATCTGCTCACCTTGCTCTCGGACGACATCGAGGCGGTCTGCGTGGAGATGCCGCCGCCCGCCTCCGACATCGTCGCCCGGCAAGCGGCCGAGATCGGCCTGCACGTGCTCCTGGCCGGGCCGGCGACCGTCGAGGCCGAGGCCCTGCGCGCGGTCGCCGACCTCGCCGAGGAGGGTGATCTCGCCCACGTGGTCGCGCTCGACGGGCGGGCCTGGCCGGCTGCCACCCACGTCGCGGCGACCGTTCCCTCCCTGGGCCGGCTCACCCAGATGACCGTGGTGGGCGCGCCGAACGGGCCCGCCGGGCGAGTCGAGATCATCGATCTGGCGATGCGCTGGTGCGGCGAGATCCTCGCGGTCTGCGCCGATCCGGCCGCGATGCCCGCCCCGGCGCTCACCCCGGACGCACCGGTGACGCTGGCCCTGCTGGCGGCGAGCGGCGCGACGGTCCTGATCAACGAGCAGATGGGCGGGAACCTCGGCACAGCCACCCTCACGGTATGCGGCGACTCCGGACGCATCGTCGTCCGGGGCCGTCTGGTCCGCCGCCAGGACGGCAGCGGCATCCGGGATCTGATGATGCCGACCGTACCGACCTCCCGGCCGGGGCTGATGGAGGCCACCTACGACGTGGTGCGTGCCACCGAACTCGACGACGCCCGGCTGGTCCGCGGCGCCACCTTCCACGACCTGCTCACCGCGAACCACCTGATGGCCGCCGCGCAGACCTCCCATCAGCAGGGCGGTTGGGTGGAGCTCTGA